In Luteibacter mycovicinus, a genomic segment contains:
- a CDS encoding NAD+ synthase: protein MSTFRFALAQFDFPVGATADNARRVKALADEARDRLGASLIAFPELTLSGYPPEDLLQRPSFLEACHRELHALLPAITGISAVVGYPDAQGEVYNAASLIREGTLEWTYHKQALPNYTVFDEKRYFQHGDATRVFAIEGVQVGMLICEDIWESDPASRLAGAGAELILVINASPWDKRQAATREALLRDRARETGLPIAYVNLVGGQDDLLFDGHSLLVQADGEIAARAPSFEEMLLTVELDTATRRLTAVDWPAPDTRSPEALMYDGIVRGIRDYIGKNHFSGVLLGLSGGIDSALTLAMAVDALGKDKVTAIMMPTEYTSDLSLREAKAQAEHMGVEYHVLPIEGIYEAFTGALAPVFEGRKPDITEENLQSRTRGVLLMAMSNKTGKLLLSTGNKSEMAVGYATLYGDMCGAYAPLKDVYKTVVYALSRWRSAIDGAIPAAVIERPPSAELRHEQTDQDSLPPYDELDAILEHFIEGEASAEDIIAAGHDDATVRRVIRMVFINEFKRRQAAPGPRVTTKAFGRERRYPITSGWR from the coding sequence ATGTCCACCTTTCGCTTCGCCCTGGCCCAGTTCGATTTCCCCGTCGGTGCCACAGCCGACAACGCGCGACGGGTCAAGGCGCTGGCCGATGAAGCGCGCGATCGCCTCGGCGCGTCGCTGATCGCCTTCCCCGAGCTGACGCTGTCCGGCTACCCGCCCGAGGACCTGCTGCAGCGTCCCAGTTTCCTCGAAGCCTGCCATCGCGAACTGCATGCCCTGCTGCCGGCCATCACGGGTATTTCGGCGGTCGTCGGCTACCCGGATGCGCAGGGCGAGGTTTACAACGCGGCGTCGCTCATTCGCGAAGGCACCCTGGAGTGGACGTACCACAAGCAGGCGCTGCCCAATTACACCGTGTTCGACGAGAAGCGCTATTTCCAGCATGGCGACGCTACGCGGGTGTTCGCGATCGAGGGTGTGCAGGTCGGCATGCTGATCTGCGAGGACATCTGGGAATCGGACCCCGCCAGCCGCCTCGCCGGCGCTGGCGCGGAGCTGATCCTCGTGATCAACGCGTCGCCGTGGGACAAGCGCCAGGCCGCGACCCGGGAGGCACTGCTGCGCGACCGCGCCCGCGAGACCGGGCTGCCGATCGCCTACGTAAACCTCGTCGGTGGTCAGGACGACCTGCTGTTCGACGGCCATTCGCTGCTGGTGCAGGCCGATGGCGAGATTGCGGCGCGCGCTCCCTCCTTCGAGGAAATGCTGCTGACGGTGGAGTTAGATACCGCCACGCGTCGCCTCACGGCCGTGGACTGGCCGGCGCCGGATACCCGCTCGCCGGAGGCGCTGATGTATGACGGTATCGTCCGCGGTATCCGCGACTATATCGGCAAGAACCATTTTTCCGGTGTGTTGCTGGGTCTGTCGGGCGGTATCGATTCCGCCCTGACGCTCGCGATGGCGGTCGATGCGCTGGGCAAGGACAAGGTCACGGCCATCATGATGCCGACGGAATACACCTCGGACCTGTCCCTGCGGGAAGCCAAGGCCCAGGCCGAGCACATGGGCGTCGAGTACCACGTGCTACCCATCGAAGGCATCTACGAGGCCTTTACCGGCGCTCTGGCGCCGGTGTTCGAGGGTCGCAAACCCGACATCACGGAAGAAAACCTGCAATCGCGAACCCGCGGCGTGCTGCTGATGGCGATGTCGAACAAGACCGGCAAGCTCCTGCTGTCCACGGGCAACAAGAGCGAGATGGCGGTGGGCTACGCCACGCTGTACGGCGACATGTGCGGCGCCTACGCGCCCCTGAAGGACGTCTACAAGACCGTGGTCTACGCGCTTTCGCGGTGGCGCTCGGCGATCGACGGAGCCATTCCGGCGGCTGTGATCGAGCGTCCGCCGTCGGCGGAACTGCGCCATGAGCAGACCGATCAGGATTCCCTGCCGCCGTATGATGAACTCGATGCGATTCTCGAGCACTTCATCGAGGGCGAGGCCTCGGCGGAAGACATCATCGCCGCCGGCCACGACGACGCCACGGTGCGTCGCGTGATCCGCATGGTCTTCATCAACGAGTTCAAGCGCCGTCAGGCGGCTCCGGGGCCGCGCGTCACGACCAAGGCTTTCGGACGCGAGCGGCGGTATCCGATTACTTCGGGGTGGCGGTGA
- a CDS encoding M15 family metallopeptidase: MTIRPWPLLLLSLVLTCGRSVATDTPHLSAARTPADAGLTNIRTMAPDIAEDMKYAAPDNFTGATVPGYLAPACLLRTGAARALAQVESDLRPQGYRLRLWDCYRPARAVAAFVRWAGDLSDTRTRASHYPALRKDQLLGEYIAPVSGHSKGATVDLTLMRCEGFHCTPLDMGTDFDFFDPLAHTDDPRVTPLQHENRQRLLKAMAARGFVNYPQEWWHFTLSGAADGDTIYDVPVQ, encoded by the coding sequence ATGACGATCCGGCCCTGGCCCCTCCTGCTGCTGTCGCTGGTGCTCACCTGCGGTCGCTCCGTCGCGACCGACACGCCGCACCTGTCCGCGGCGCGTACGCCCGCCGACGCGGGGCTGACGAATATCCGCACGATGGCGCCGGATATCGCGGAAGACATGAAGTACGCGGCCCCGGACAATTTCACCGGCGCCACGGTGCCGGGCTATCTCGCGCCGGCCTGCCTGCTGCGCACCGGCGCAGCGCGGGCCCTTGCTCAGGTGGAGAGCGATCTGCGCCCGCAGGGCTACCGGCTGCGTCTGTGGGACTGCTATCGCCCGGCGCGCGCCGTGGCGGCCTTCGTCCGCTGGGCGGGCGATCTGTCCGATACCCGCACGAGGGCATCGCATTATCCCGCCCTGCGCAAGGACCAGCTGTTGGGCGAGTACATCGCTCCGGTGTCAGGTCATAGCAAGGGCGCGACGGTCGACCTCACCCTGATGCGGTGCGAGGGCTTCCATTGCACGCCGCTCGACATGGGCACGGACTTCGACTTCTTCGATCCGCTGGCGCATACGGACGATCCGCGCGTCACACCGCTTCAGCACGAGAACCGCCAGCGCCTGCTGAAGGCCATGGCGGCGCGCGGGTTCGTCAATTACCCGCAGGAGTGGTGGCATTTCACCCTCTCCGGCGCGGCCGATGGCGACACGATCTACGACGTACCGGTGCAATGA